Proteins co-encoded in one Prunus persica cultivar Lovell chromosome G6, Prunus_persica_NCBIv2, whole genome shotgun sequence genomic window:
- the LOC18775575 gene encoding photosystem I subunit O, translating to MAANMATASTVIGLSSSSLSPKRTCLSSGFVKPIAVGNPLRQARASGGRFTCNFQRDWLRRDLNVIGFGLIGWLAPSSIPAIDGKSLTGLFFESIGTELAHFPSPPALTSQFWLWLVTWHLGLFITLTFGQIGFKGRTEDYF from the exons atggcaGCGAACATGGCGACTGCATCAACCGTGATAGGCTTGAGCAGTTCCTCACTCTCACCAAAGAGGACATGCCTCTCTTCAG GCTTTGTGAAGCCTATTGCTGTTGGTAACCCTCTGAGGCAAGCCAGGGCCTCTGGAGGGAGGTTCACATG CAACTTCCAGAGAGATTGGCTGCGGAGGGATCTGAATGTGATTGGATTTGGGTTGATCGGATGGTTGGCGCCATCGAGCATACCGGCAATCGACGGCAAGAGTTTGACAGGGCTCTTCTTTGAGAGCATTGGAACTGAGCTTGCTCACTTCCCCTCACCTCCTGCTCTCACCTCTCAGTTTTG GTTGTGGCTGGTAACATGGCACTTGGGGCTTTTCATCACCCTTACTTTTGGGCAGATTGGATTCAAGGGGAGGACTGAAGATtacttttga